One genomic window of [Clostridium] scindens ATCC 35704 includes the following:
- the saoA gene encoding ABC transporter ATP-binding protein SaoA, with amino-acid sequence MSISVQGISKSFKGRRKGEPENEVLKDVNFEVEEGQFVSLLGPSGCGKTTTLTIIAGFQKATDGVIKVNGAEVEKPGPDRAFMFQNYALFPWLKVGENIEYPMRKMKIPKSQRKERLKELLEMAQLTEYEHYYIHEISGGMKQRVALLRALACDPKVLLMDEPLGAVDFQMRQLLQVQLENMLGQKKTTSLMVTHDVDESIYLSDRVIVMSRNHGKILEDVKIDLPRPRDRTTPEYHAYVDHLTEILKSALDGGVFTQEDKDIMEFIQGVESGKEPLREAMGTSA; translated from the coding sequence ATGTCAATTTCAGTGCAGGGAATTTCAAAGAGTTTTAAAGGAAGAAGAAAAGGCGAGCCAGAAAATGAAGTATTAAAAGATGTGAACTTTGAAGTGGAAGAAGGGCAGTTCGTATCCTTGCTCGGACCTTCGGGATGCGGGAAGACGACTACGCTTACAATCATTGCGGGGTTTCAGAAGGCAACGGACGGAGTCATAAAGGTCAATGGCGCAGAAGTGGAAAAACCGGGGCCGGACAGGGCGTTTATGTTCCAGAATTATGCCTTGTTCCCATGGCTTAAGGTGGGAGAGAATATTGAATATCCTATGCGGAAGATGAAGATACCGAAGAGCCAGAGAAAAGAGCGGCTCAAAGAACTGCTGGAAATGGCCCAACTGACGGAGTATGAGCATTATTATATCCACGAGATATCAGGAGGCATGAAGCAAAGAGTGGCTCTGCTGCGGGCGCTGGCCTGCGACCCCAAGGTGCTTCTGATGGACGAGCCTTTAGGGGCAGTGGATTTCCAGATGCGCCAGCTTCTTCAGGTACAGTTAGAAAACATGCTGGGACAAAAGAAGACGACATCTCTTATGGTTACCCATGATGTAGATGAATCCATATATCTAAGCGACCGGGTGATCGTCATGTCCAGGAATCACGGAAAGATACTGGAAGACGTAAAGATTGACCTTCCAAGGCCAAGAGACCGCACGACGCCGGAATACCATGCATATGTAGACCATCTGACAGAGATACTGAAGTCTGCATTGGATGGAGGCGTATTTACCCAGGAAGACAAGGATATTATGGAATTCATCCAAGGCGTGGAGAGTGGAAAGGAACCGCTTAGGGAGGCGATGGGCACATCCGCATAA
- the saoD gene encoding DsrE-related protein SaoD, which translates to MKVAYLLESEHAREILETMIIPQLEEDRHGAEVAGMMFFFDNAYMLVEGCDIAARLQAISEKTGMLLMACDRCCYQRDIADKLVAPAGIGCFPNVYAALAPAGVDQVITL; encoded by the coding sequence ATGAAGGTAGCTTACTTATTGGAATCAGAACATGCAAGGGAAATCCTGGAGACGATGATTATCCCGCAGTTAGAGGAAGACCGCCATGGCGCAGAGGTGGCAGGCATGATGTTTTTCTTCGACAATGCCTATATGCTGGTAGAGGGCTGTGATATTGCCGCCAGGCTGCAGGCAATAAGCGAGAAGACAGGCATGCTTCTTATGGCCTGCGACCGTTGCTGCTATCAGAGAGATATTGCAGATAAGCTTGTTGCGCCGGCAGGTATCGGCTGCTTCCCTAATGTATACGCAGCGCTTGCGCCAGCTGGCGTTGATCAGGTAATCACATTATAA
- a CDS encoding DUF3343 domain-containing protein produces MGRPEYYYIMAFDTTTDAMQAERHAKERIKAAIMPIPGAISSGCGLALRFMEEDEESILAFCKDAPVNGHLYKLFTQKVDGHHPVFLIM; encoded by the coding sequence ATGGGAAGACCAGAATATTATTATATCATGGCATTCGATACCACTACCGATGCCATGCAGGCGGAAAGACATGCAAAGGAACGGATAAAGGCGGCCATCATGCCCATCCCGGGCGCCATCAGCAGCGGCTGCGGGCTGGCGCTAAGATTTATGGAGGAAGATGAAGAAAGCATCCTTGCCTTCTGCAAGGATGCCCCCGTCAATGGCCATCTCTATAAACTGTTTACCCAAAAGGTAGATGGACATCATCCTGTCTTCCTTATAATGTGA
- a CDS encoding endonuclease III domain-containing protein, with product MMKEQLAVEVIERLKKEYPDAGCTLDYDQAWKLLVSVRLAAQCTDARVNVVVEDLYARYPDVEALAAADVEDIERIVRPCGLGKSKARDISACMKILKEEYDGKIPRDFNALLKLPGVGRKSANLIMGDVFGEPAIVTDTHCIRLTNRIGLVDGIKDPKKVEMALWKIIPPEEGSDFCHRLVYHGRDICTARTKPFCDRCCLEDICAKAGVESSI from the coding sequence ATGATGAAAGAACAATTAGCAGTAGAAGTGATAGAGCGTCTGAAAAAGGAATACCCGGATGCCGGATGTACCCTGGACTATGACCAGGCATGGAAACTTCTGGTCAGCGTCCGTCTGGCGGCCCAGTGTACGGATGCCAGGGTAAATGTCGTGGTGGAAGATCTGTATGCCAGATACCCGGATGTGGAGGCGCTGGCCGCGGCAGACGTAGAAGACATTGAAAGGATTGTAAGGCCCTGCGGGCTTGGAAAGAGCAAGGCCAGGGATATCAGCGCCTGTATGAAGATATTAAAAGAAGAGTATGACGGCAAGATTCCGAGAGATTTTAACGCGCTGCTAAAACTTCCGGGAGTCGGAAGAAAAAGCGCTAACTTGATCATGGGGGATGTCTTTGGCGAGCCTGCCATCGTGACGGATACCCACTGCATCCGGCTGACCAACCGTATCGGCCTTGTGGATGGAATCAAGGATCCGAAGAAAGTGGAGATGGCACTGTGGAAGATCATTCCACCGGAGGAAGGGAGCGATTTCTGCCACAGGCTGGTATATCACGGAAGAGATATCTGCACGGCCAGGACGAAGCCATTCTGTGACAGATGCTGCCTGGAGGATATCTGTGCGAAAGCCGGGGTTGAAAGTTCAATATAA
- a CDS encoding SOS response-associated peptidase, which yields MCGRYYIGDYVSEKLEDITSGRGISQIKTGDVYPSQEAAVLVGGEDGAQTRMMCWGFPQSRGKGLLINARAETAMERPLFRDSIRNRRCVVPASHFYEWDQSRNKVTFCREDSPVLYMAGFYRLFEDKEHFIIVTTKANDSVSGVHDRMPLILEQEELENWLHDDDCLEFLLGRIPAALKKEQEYEQQALPFI from the coding sequence ATGTGCGGCAGATATTATATAGGAGACTATGTTTCTGAAAAACTAGAAGACATTACATCCGGAAGGGGAATCAGCCAGATCAAGACTGGGGATGTATATCCTTCCCAGGAGGCCGCCGTATTAGTAGGAGGCGAAGATGGAGCGCAGACGAGAATGATGTGCTGGGGATTTCCACAGAGCCGTGGCAAGGGACTTTTGATTAATGCCAGGGCGGAGACGGCAATGGAGCGTCCCCTGTTTCGGGATAGCATCCGCAATCGGCGCTGCGTGGTTCCGGCCAGCCATTTTTATGAATGGGATCAGTCCAGGAATAAGGTGACCTTTTGTAGAGAGGATTCGCCGGTACTGTATATGGCAGGCTTCTACCGGTTGTTTGAGGACAAGGAGCATTTTATTATCGTGACTACGAAAGCCAATGATTCCGTGTCCGGCGTTCACGACAGGATGCCGCTGATACTGGAGCAAGAGGAACTAGAAAACTGGCTGCATGACGATGACTGCCTGGAATTCCTGCTTGGCAGAATCCCGGCAGCGCTTAAAAAGGAGCAGGAATATGAGCAGCAGGCGCTGCCATTTATATAG
- a CDS encoding YaiI/YqxD family protein has product MARILVDADACPVVAGVEEMAEKYDLPCKLFCDTNHVLKSSYSQVEVVGAGADAVDFALISQLNEGDVVVTQDYGVAAMALGKGAYGIHQSGKWYTDENIELLLMERHMAKKARREKSRHHLKGPAKRTKEDDERFKISLEKLILQKIFCKDSKDNC; this is encoded by the coding sequence ATGGCGAGGATACTGGTAGATGCGGATGCCTGCCCGGTGGTGGCGGGAGTTGAGGAGATGGCAGAAAAATACGATCTTCCCTGTAAATTATTCTGTGATACGAATCATGTGCTGAAGTCCTCCTACAGCCAGGTGGAAGTCGTAGGAGCAGGGGCAGATGCAGTGGATTTCGCCCTTATCAGCCAGTTAAATGAGGGCGACGTCGTGGTGACCCAGGATTATGGAGTGGCGGCCATGGCGCTGGGAAAGGGCGCATATGGAATCCATCAGAGTGGAAAATGGTACACAGACGAGAATATCGAACTGCTTCTGATGGAGCGTCATATGGCTAAGAAAGCACGTAGGGAAAAGAGCAGGCATCATCTGAAGGGGCCGGCGAAAAGAACCAAAGAAGATGATGAAAGATTCAAGATTTCCTTGGAAAAACTTATTTTGCAAAAGATCTTTTGCAAAGATTCCAAAGATAATTGCTAG
- a CDS encoding PadR family transcriptional regulator, producing MGKKVEPLTESYFYILLCLANGPNHGYGIMQRTKELSAGEVKIGSGTMYGATGNMTKKGWIVESKGSTEDSDRRRMYELTEEGREILDTEIRRLRRLLAGAEEVLEGK from the coding sequence ATGGGTAAGAAAGTAGAGCCTTTAACGGAGAGTTATTTCTACATTCTGCTTTGCCTGGCAAATGGACCGAATCATGGATATGGAATCATGCAGCGGACAAAAGAATTGTCTGCAGGGGAAGTAAAGATCGGATCAGGCACGATGTATGGCGCAACCGGAAATATGACAAAGAAGGGCTGGATCGTAGAAAGCAAGGGCAGTACAGAGGATTCTGACCGGCGCAGGATGTATGAACTGACGGAAGAAGGAAGAGAGATCCTGGATACGGAGATTAGGAGATTAAGACGGCTGCTGGCAGGCGCAGAAGAAGTTTTGGAGGGAAAGTGA
- a CDS encoding DUF2812 domain-containing protein, translated as MGKQKISHAAYAAWDYKKEIEDLNKKSQEGWQLVKGGCFKSIYEQNDQVCYRYQLDYNTDIENKVLYLEMFEDQGWEYINSTFNGWHFFRKPYNPELPEEEYEIYTDSSAIPDMERRWVRLAYSFTAVISVFLIFMIVRMIQYPEWTRIPLILLEIDFIVFLGLGIYRIRKKERHFKKIFSLSTMMIIAVVCWTAGSVLGALKPDCSNTLEGDTNGGTYYKDFTVHYPDNFYLDLEMDNDSPVTFRIDDANGEAVYTNSDKKTRVENKRIWLKRGDYRIGIASEKGDKARKIKISYELD; from the coding sequence ATGGGCAAGCAGAAAATAAGCCATGCTGCATATGCTGCATGGGATTATAAGAAAGAGATTGAAGACTTGAACAAGAAGTCGCAGGAAGGCTGGCAGCTGGTAAAGGGAGGATGCTTCAAAAGCATATATGAGCAGAATGATCAAGTATGCTACCGCTATCAGCTGGATTATAATACCGATATAGAGAATAAGGTGCTTTATTTGGAGATGTTTGAGGATCAGGGATGGGAGTATATTAATTCTACTTTTAATGGCTGGCATTTTTTCCGGAAGCCTTATAATCCGGAATTACCGGAAGAAGAGTATGAGATTTACACGGACTCTTCGGCAATTCCGGATATGGAGCGCAGGTGGGTACGGCTCGCCTATAGTTTTACTGCCGTGATTTCTGTTTTCCTGATTTTTATGATAGTAAGAATGATACAGTATCCGGAATGGACCAGAATTCCATTGATACTTTTGGAAATCGACTTTATTGTTTTTCTCGGATTGGGAATCTATCGCATCCGGAAAAAGGAACGGCATTTTAAGAAGATATTTTCCTTATCCACGATGATGATTATAGCGGTTGTATGCTGGACCGCGGGGAGCGTATTGGGAGCCTTAAAGCCTGATTGCAGCAATACATTGGAAGGAGATACCAATGGGGGGACTTATTATAAGGATTTTACCGTGCATTATCCAGATAATTTTTATCTGGATCTTGAGATGGATAATGACAGCCCAGTGACGTTTCGTATTGACGATGCAAACGGTGAAGCGGTATATACTAACAGCGATAAGAAAACAAGAGTAGAAAACAAGCGTATCTGGCTGAAAAGAGGAGACTACAGGATCGGCATTGCCAGCGAGAAGGGCGATAAAGCCCGTAAAATAAAGATTTCCTACGAACTTGACTAA
- a CDS encoding TlpA family protein disulfide reductase, translating to MRNKKAKSITVLILSLALVLTACGSKPAEGSTENKAEETTEEDGGGQASKTVFGTFESKTLDGEDVSQDIFSKADLTMVNIWGTFCGPCIKEMPELGELSRQYADKGVQIVGLISDVSDPGDETAEDIISTAKADYTHMVASNDLQNGILKEVYAVPATYFVDKDGNQVGKAYPGARDMDSWAKIIDEMLAEVQP from the coding sequence ATGAGAAATAAGAAAGCAAAGTCTATTACCGTATTAATACTTAGCCTTGCCCTTGTGCTTACGGCATGTGGGTCAAAGCCAGCAGAAGGCAGTACTGAAAACAAGGCGGAAGAGACAACAGAAGAAGATGGCGGCGGCCAGGCGTCAAAAACAGTTTTTGGCACGTTCGAATCCAAGACTCTTGACGGAGAAGATGTATCTCAGGACATATTTTCCAAGGCAGATCTTACCATGGTGAACATCTGGGGAACCTTCTGCGGACCGTGTATCAAAGAGATGCCGGAACTGGGAGAGTTAAGCCGCCAGTATGCGGACAAGGGCGTTCAGATCGTGGGGCTTATAAGCGATGTATCCGATCCGGGAGATGAGACGGCAGAAGATATTATTTCAACTGCAAAGGCGGATTATACGCATATGGTAGCCTCTAATGATCTGCAGAATGGAATTTTAAAAGAAGTATATGCTGTTCCTGCCACATATTTCGTTGATAAAGACGGAAACCAGGTAGGCAAGGCTTATCCGGGCGCAAGGGATATGGATAGCTGGGCCAAGATCATAGATGAGATGCTTGCCGAGGTACAGCCATGA
- a CDS encoding CD1871A family CXXC motif-containing protein, translating to MSRRKIIGIRIALFAAAAVFLFVGAARGEAGTVFTKAVNICLECVGIG from the coding sequence ATGAGCAGGCGCAAGATAATCGGAATCCGCATTGCGCTATTTGCCGCTGCGGCAGTATTTCTCTTCGTAGGCGCTGCTCGCGGCGAAGCCGGTACCGTGTTTACGAAAGCCGTAAATATTTGTCTGGAGTGTGTAGGAATTGGCTAA
- a CDS encoding 4Fe-4S binding protein, which yields MIKVIKNRMRLWVQIVFTAVTNGYLLGFLRGRIYTGPTKAACVPGLNCYSCPGALGSCPIGSLQAVLGSRDYKFSFYAVGFLLFFGSLFGRFVCGWLCPFGLVQDLLYKIPLFKKRKNLPGHKVLIWAKYVILVLFVILLPLLVVDFTGQGAPWFCKYICPSGTLAAGIPLVLLNENLKLAVGNLFFWKAAILIVLIILALWVYRPFCKYLCPLGAIYSFFNPVALYRYQIDESACTKCGKCKKACKMDIKVWEKPNSLECIRCGDCVRACPTQAISRKKGGCHEKNREAD from the coding sequence ATGATAAAAGTAATAAAGAACCGTATGAGGCTGTGGGTACAGATCGTCTTTACAGCCGTAACAAATGGATATCTGCTTGGTTTTCTTAGAGGCCGGATATATACCGGCCCAACTAAGGCGGCCTGCGTGCCAGGTCTGAACTGCTATTCCTGCCCGGGAGCGCTTGGATCATGCCCCATAGGCTCCCTTCAGGCAGTTCTGGGAAGCCGGGATTATAAGTTTTCCTTTTATGCAGTAGGATTTCTGCTGTTTTTTGGCTCCTTATTTGGAAGGTTTGTATGCGGATGGCTGTGTCCCTTTGGGCTGGTGCAGGATTTGCTGTATAAGATACCATTATTTAAAAAGAGGAAGAATCTTCCGGGCCATAAAGTGCTGATTTGGGCAAAATATGTTATACTTGTATTATTCGTAATCCTGCTGCCGCTTCTGGTGGTAGATTTCACTGGCCAGGGAGCCCCCTGGTTCTGCAAGTACATCTGTCCCAGCGGTACGCTTGCTGCAGGAATTCCCCTGGTTCTTCTCAATGAGAATCTGAAACTTGCGGTAGGAAATCTGTTTTTTTGGAAGGCAGCAATCCTGATTGTACTGATTATACTGGCTCTATGGGTTTACCGACCCTTCTGCAAGTATCTGTGTCCTCTGGGCGCTATCTACAGTTTCTTTAATCCGGTGGCGCTGTACAGATATCAGATCGATGAGAGCGCCTGTACCAAATGTGGAAAATGCAAGAAGGCCTGCAAGATGGATATCAAGGTATGGGAGAAGCCGAACAGCCTGGAATGTATTCGCTGCGGAGACTGCGTGAGGGCGTGTCCTACGCAGGCGATCAGCAGAAAAAAAGGAGGTTGCCATGAAAAAAATCGTGAAGCGGATTAG
- a CDS encoding RrF2 family transcriptional regulator, whose translation MTSEFAIAVHALVYLHHKNAVLSSEELAENICTNSARVRKVMAKLKKKELIGTKEGIKGGYHMSLDASEITLGDICEALQVDIVKAAWRSGSMDMDCMIASGMAGVMDGIYAELDEICKKRLKGITIQDVEKKVAGCKK comes from the coding sequence ATGACGAGTGAATTTGCAATTGCAGTGCATGCGCTGGTGTATCTGCATCATAAGAATGCCGTGCTCTCAAGCGAAGAGTTGGCGGAAAACATCTGTACCAACTCGGCACGGGTAAGAAAGGTCATGGCAAAACTTAAGAAAAAGGAATTGATAGGTACAAAAGAAGGCATAAAGGGAGGTTATCATATGTCCCTGGATGCCTCCGAGATCACTCTTGGGGATATCTGTGAAGCGCTGCAGGTGGATATTGTAAAGGCCGCGTGGCGTTCGGGAAGTATGGACATGGACTGCATGATTGCATCCGGAATGGCGGGGGTCATGGATGGGATTTATGCAGAACTGGACGAAATATGCAAGAAGCGCCTGAAAGGGATTACGATCCAGGATGTGGAAAAGAAAGTAGCCGGATGCAAGAAGTAA
- a CDS encoding DNA glycosylase: MQEVRRQLDYFDISQICDSGQCFRMSRLEDDSYAVIAKDRYLRLIQNDKECLFYCSEEEFDTIWKGYFDA, translated from the coding sequence ATGCAAGAAGTAAGAAGGCAGCTGGATTATTTTGATATTTCGCAGATCTGCGACTCAGGCCAATGCTTCCGCATGTCGCGGCTGGAAGATGACAGTTACGCTGTAATAGCAAAAGACAGGTATCTGAGACTTATACAGAACGATAAAGAGTGCTTGTTTTACTGCAGTGAAGAAGAGTTTGATACCATCTGGAAGGGATATTTTGACGCTTAA
- a CDS encoding alpha/beta hydrolase, with product MDGIMIPSFDGTKLFLKKEAAADASAICVIVHGLCEHQGRYDYLADLFHTSGIGTYRFDHRGHGRSEGEESYYGNYNEMLDDVNVIVDKAIEENPGLPVFLLGHSMGGFAVSLYGAKYPDKALKGIVTSGALTFDNAGLITGVPKGLDPHQKLPNELGGGVCSVAEIVDWYGKDPYNKKTFTTGLCYAICDGLEWFREAGKEFAYPVLMMHGEADGLVAVQDTYDFFQMAASKDRQMKIYGGLFHEIFNEYCRDEVIRDAISWIRNRI from the coding sequence ATGGACGGAATTATGATTCCTTCTTTTGATGGAACGAAACTGTTCCTGAAGAAAGAAGCAGCGGCAGATGCCAGTGCCATATGCGTGATCGTGCATGGACTTTGCGAGCATCAGGGAAGATATGATTATCTGGCAGACCTGTTCCATACGTCGGGAATCGGGACCTACCGTTTCGACCACAGAGGACATGGAAGGTCAGAAGGGGAGGAGTCCTATTACGGCAATTACAATGAGATGCTGGATGATGTAAACGTGATCGTAGATAAGGCAATTGAGGAGAATCCGGGACTTCCGGTATTCCTTCTGGGACATAGCATGGGAGGCTTTGCCGTATCTTTGTATGGCGCCAAATATCCGGATAAAGCGTTAAAAGGCATTGTAACCAGCGGAGCATTGACATTTGATAATGCAGGATTGATCACGGGGGTGCCCAAAGGTCTTGATCCGCATCAGAAACTGCCGAATGAACTGGGCGGGGGCGTGTGCTCAGTTGCGGAAATCGTGGACTGGTATGGCAAGGATCCATACAATAAGAAGACCTTTACTACCGGATTGTGTTATGCGATCTGCGATGGACTGGAGTGGTTCCGGGAGGCAGGCAAGGAATTTGCCTATCCTGTACTGATGATGCACGGGGAGGCAGATGGCCTGGTGGCGGTTCAGGACACCTACGATTTCTTTCAGATGGCAGCATCCAAAGACCGCCAGATGAAGATATATGGGGGCCTGTTCCATGAGATCTTTAATGAGTATTGCAGGGACGAAGTTATCAGGGATGCTATCAGTTGGATTAGAAACCGTATATAA
- the recQ gene encoding DNA helicase RecQ yields MSKKTAEKLLKQYFGYDGFREGQEQLIEAVLSGRDVLGIMPTGAGKSMCFQIPALMMEGITLVISPLISLMKDQVGALNQAGIHAAFLNSSLSVGQYAKALAYAREGRYKIIYVAPERLETQGFLDFVMSEGIKISFLAVDEAHCVSQWGQDFRPSYLKILDFLKKLPYRPVIGAYTATATTGVRDDIMDILQLQDPSVITTGFDRENLYFAVRKPVDKYKELVSYIRRKEKEMPGSSGIVYCLTRKNVEDVCYNLRKEGFSVTRYHAGLSDMERKENQDDFIYDRRQIMVATNAFGMGIDKSDVRFVIHYNMPKNMESYYQEAGRAGRDGEPSDCILYYEPMDVRTNRFFIENNEDNEALDEITRRLVKERDEERLRQMTFYCFTTGCLRNYILDYFGEASPGYCGNCLNCITQFEDVDIAREAASILRCIKANHMNYGVTVIIDIVRGAGNQKILSRGLDRNPEYGSLKEVTVPRLRQIIQELLFRGYLELSNDNYPVLKAADAAEQLQQEKVPLLMKLAKEREPERSAGRGKVRRKKAGAAASLEEKDLELFEALRALRKEIAAEEKVPPYMVFSDKTLALMSAAKPENSSEILTISGVGDYKMEKYGARFLEVIARRI; encoded by the coding sequence TTGAGTAAAAAAACTGCGGAAAAACTTCTGAAACAATATTTTGGCTATGATGGATTCCGGGAAGGGCAGGAACAGTTGATCGAGGCTGTCCTTTCCGGCAGGGATGTTCTGGGTATTATGCCTACCGGTGCCGGAAAATCTATGTGCTTCCAGATACCGGCTCTGATGATGGAAGGAATTACCTTGGTGATTTCTCCATTGATCTCTTTGATGAAGGATCAGGTAGGAGCCCTGAATCAGGCGGGCATTCATGCGGCATTTTTAAACAGTTCTCTTAGCGTGGGGCAGTATGCAAAGGCCTTGGCGTATGCCCGGGAGGGGCGGTACAAGATTATCTATGTGGCGCCGGAGAGACTGGAGACGCAAGGGTTTCTGGATTTTGTGATGTCGGAAGGCATTAAGATTTCTTTCCTTGCGGTAGATGAGGCTCACTGCGTCTCCCAATGGGGACAGGATTTCAGGCCTAGTTACTTAAAGATTCTGGATTTTCTGAAGAAACTGCCTTACCGTCCGGTGATAGGAGCCTATACGGCAACGGCTACCACGGGCGTGCGGGATGATATTATGGACATTTTGCAGTTGCAGGACCCTTCTGTGATTACGACGGGATTTGACAGAGAGAATCTCTACTTTGCTGTCAGGAAGCCGGTAGATAAGTATAAGGAACTGGTGAGCTATATTCGCAGGAAAGAAAAAGAGATGCCTGGAAGCAGCGGAATCGTCTATTGTCTGACCAGGAAGAATGTGGAGGATGTCTGCTACAATCTGAGAAAAGAAGGATTTTCAGTTACGAGATATCATGCGGGCCTAAGCGATATGGAACGCAAGGAAAATCAGGATGATTTTATTTACGATCGCCGACAGATCATGGTAGCGACCAATGCGTTCGGAATGGGGATTGACAAGTCGGATGTCCGATTCGTCATCCACTATAACATGCCGAAGAATATGGAGAGTTATTATCAGGAAGCCGGGCGTGCGGGGAGAGATGGAGAGCCGTCGGACTGCATTCTGTATTATGAGCCTATGGATGTGCGTACGAACCGATTCTTTATCGAAAATAATGAGGACAATGAAGCGCTGGATGAGATAACGCGCAGGCTCGTAAAAGAACGGGATGAAGAACGGCTTCGCCAGATGACCTTCTATTGCTTTACGACTGGCTGCCTGCGCAATTACATACTGGATTATTTTGGAGAGGCAAGTCCTGGATATTGTGGAAACTGCTTGAATTGCATAACCCAGTTTGAGGACGTGGATATCGCCAGAGAGGCCGCGTCCATTCTCAGATGCATAAAGGCGAATCATATGAACTATGGAGTTACGGTTATCATAGATATCGTGCGGGGAGCAGGCAATCAGAAGATACTTTCAAGAGGCCTTGACAGGAATCCGGAGTATGGGAGCCTGAAGGAGGTTACGGTGCCGAGACTTCGCCAAATAATCCAGGAGTTATTGTTCCGGGGGTATCTGGAATTATCAAATGACAATTATCCGGTGCTGAAAGCAGCAGATGCAGCAGAGCAGTTGCAGCAGGAAAAAGTGCCTCTGCTTATGAAACTGGCGAAAGAAAGAGAGCCGGAAAGATCCGCCGGAAGAGGGAAAGTAAGACGCAAGAAGGCCGGGGCGGCTGCATCCCTGGAGGAAAAGGATTTGGAACTTTTCGAGGCGCTGCGCGCATTGCGAAAGGAGATTGCGGCGGAGGAGAAAGTGCCGCCATACATGGTATTTTCCGATAAAACACTGGCGCTCATGAGTGCCGCCAAGCCAGAGAATTCGAGCGAGATTCTTACGATCAGCGGTGTAGGCGATTATAAGATGGAGAAGTATGGGGCGAGATTTTTAGAAGTAATAGCCCGGAGGATATAA
- a CDS encoding HD domain-containing protein, with protein MDLQYARETFERYLEQYDQSDDKIRLKIVHTYGVVDASRQITERMGLSPEDIDLAQLIGLLHDIGRFEQLRIFDSFEPDTMNHARFGVRILFEEGLIRRFVREDKWDDIIRTAIIKHSDFKLGGIEDSHKLLHARIIRDADKLDNCRVKLEDAIETMLQVTAKEVGKSAISPEVMEQFRRKESIRSLTRKTKMDYWVSYLAYFFDINYQVTFDIIEENNYIERLIARIPYSNPETAEQMLEIKEGLKQYVSAARCSKHSNYL; from the coding sequence ATGGATTTACAATATGCAAGGGAAACGTTTGAACGCTATCTGGAACAATATGATCAAAGTGACGATAAAATAAGGCTTAAGATCGTCCATACTTATGGCGTGGTAGATGCCAGCCGCCAGATCACGGAGCGGATGGGACTTAGCCCGGAGGATATAGACTTAGCCCAGTTGATCGGCCTGCTTCATGATATTGGAAGATTTGAGCAGTTAAGGATATTCGACAGTTTTGAGCCGGATACCATGAATCATGCAAGGTTTGGCGTTCGAATCCTGTTTGAAGAGGGGCTGATCCGGAGATTTGTAAGAGAAGATAAATGGGATGACATTATTCGAACTGCTATTATAAAGCACAGTGATTTTAAACTGGGAGGAATCGAAGACAGCCACAAACTGTTACACGCCAGAATCATTCGGGACGCGGACAAGTTGGATAACTGCCGAGTAAAATTGGAGGATGCTATAGAGACCATGCTGCAAGTAACGGCCAAAGAGGTAGGAAAGAGCGCGATCAGTCCCGAGGTTATGGAGCAGTTCCGGAGGAAGGAGTCCATACGCTCACTGACGAGAAAGACGAAGATGGATTATTGGGTATCCTACCTGGCATATTTTTTTGATATAAACTATCAGGTTACTTTTGATATAATTGAGGAAAACAATTATATAGAGAGATTAATTGCGAGGATTCCTTATTCGAATCCGGAGACTGCAGAACAGATGTTGGAGATAAAAGAAGGATTAAAGCAATATGTAAGCGCTGCCAGATGCAGCAAACATTCCAATTATTTATGA